The following proteins come from a genomic window of Ktedonobacterales bacterium:
- a CDS encoding type IV toxin-antitoxin system AbiEi family antitoxin domain-containing protein yields the protein MPETLSSTERLEAFLREHGGFVRLEDLRQQGIDRRNLYALAEEGLVERVGQGLYRSTDVELCPPDDLAEAAIAVPHGVVCLTSALVYHDLTDENPSVLHMAVEGKRWGPRVISPPVKFHYFSGKAFSAGIEEVQLDGVPVRVYSVEKTLADCLKYRHKLPPGVPQAALRDYVRRRKLYADQLLHYARICRVEPLLRLYMEVLL from the coding sequence ATGCCTGAAACACTCTCATCCACCGAGCGCCTCGAAGCCTTCCTGCGCGAGCATGGTGGCTTCGTGCGCCTCGAAGACCTGCGCCAGCAGGGCATTGACCGCAGAAACCTCTATGCTCTGGCCGAAGAAGGTCTGGTAGAGCGCGTCGGCCAGGGTCTCTACCGCTCAACCGATGTCGAACTCTGCCCCCCAGACGACCTCGCCGAAGCAGCCATCGCCGTCCCGCATGGCGTCGTCTGCCTCACCTCCGCGCTGGTCTATCACGACCTCACCGACGAGAACCCATCAGTCCTGCACATGGCTGTCGAAGGCAAGCGTTGGGGGCCGCGCGTCATCAGCCCTCCCGTCAAGTTCCACTACTTCTCCGGCAAAGCCTTCTCCGCTGGCATCGAAGAAGTACAACTTGACGGCGTGCCGGTGCGCGTGTATAGTGTAGAAAAAACGCTTGCCGATTGCCTGAAATATCGGCACAAATTGCCACCAGGCGTCCCACAGGCAGCCCTCCGCGACTACGTGCGACGGCGCAAGCTGTATGCTGACCAACTGCTTCATTACGCCCGCATCTGCCGCGTCGAACCCTTGCTGCGGCTCTATATGGAGGTATTGCTCTAA
- a CDS encoding nucleotidyl transferase AbiEii/AbiGii toxin family protein, giving the protein MAHRSTKVKNMAASVQARLKTLSGGSGHRYAQLLLLYTLEGILRRLAQSQHHNHFVLKGGLLLFGMKAHLARATRDLDLLGRDTPVDPASVAALMRDICAQPLPEDDGLRFDPASVETETITEENEYPGVRARFYGFLAHARSRVIVDVAAGDPIVPGPREFPYPTLLGQQPFTLQAYSVESVVAEKLDALAERGLLTSRLKDCYDLWMLAQQHPFDGALLQHAIQATFAARSRAFSPELSTILTLAFAEDARKQQQWTAFLAAKTANDAPASLIDALAPVTELLAPIWQASSAGQPFSGSWDHTTFVWNNTTPD; this is encoded by the coding sequence ATGGCCCATCGTTCCACAAAAGTCAAGAACATGGCCGCCTCAGTGCAAGCGCGCTTGAAGACCCTCTCAGGCGGCTCAGGACACCGTTACGCCCAACTCCTCCTGCTCTACACCCTCGAAGGCATCTTGCGCCGACTGGCGCAATCTCAGCATCACAACCATTTTGTCCTCAAAGGCGGCCTCCTCCTCTTCGGCATGAAAGCGCACCTTGCCCGCGCCACCCGCGACCTCGATCTCCTGGGCAGAGACACCCCCGTAGACCCCGCCAGCGTCGCTGCCCTCATGCGCGACATCTGCGCGCAGCCGCTCCCGGAGGATGACGGCCTGCGCTTCGACCCTGCCAGCGTTGAAACCGAAACTATCACCGAAGAAAACGAGTATCCTGGCGTGCGCGCTCGCTTCTATGGCTTTCTGGCCCACGCCCGCAGCCGTGTCATCGTGGATGTCGCCGCTGGCGATCCCATCGTCCCTGGCCCGCGCGAGTTCCCCTATCCAACCCTGCTGGGGCAGCAGCCCTTCACCCTTCAGGCGTACAGCGTCGAATCCGTCGTCGCTGAAAAGCTCGATGCTCTGGCCGAGCGCGGTCTGCTCACCAGCCGCCTCAAAGATTGCTACGACCTCTGGATGCTCGCGCAGCAGCACCCCTTCGACGGCGCGCTCTTGCAGCACGCCATCCAGGCCACCTTCGCCGCGCGCAGCCGCGCCTTCTCCCCCGAACTCTCTACCATCCTGACCCTCGCCTTTGCCGAAGACGCCCGTAAACAACAGCAATGGACTGCGTTCCTCGCCGCCAAAACCGCCAACGATGCCCCCGCCAGCCTGATAGACGCCCTCGCGCCCGTCACAGAGCTTCTAGCGCCTATTTGGCAAGCCAGCAGCGCCGGGCAACCATTCTCCGGCTCCTGGGACCACACTACCTTTGTCTGGAACAACACCACACCCGACTGA